TGCGCCTCGATGGCCTCGTGGCCCCACTTCTTCCCGGCCGCCAGGAACCAGGTGAGCGTGAGCACCACCCACCAGAGGGAGCTGGCCATGCCGAAGTAGTAGAGCAGCAGGAAGACCAGCGTGCAGCCCGTGTTCTCCAGGCCCTCCTGGATCACGTAGAGGGCCCCGGCCTCGTGGTCGCAGGCCACGCTCTGCGCGCCGGCCACGGCGCGGATCAGGAAGGCCAGCGAGTACACGTTGTAGCACATGGACAGGAAGATGATGGGCCGCTCGGGGTACTGGAAGCGGTGCGGGTCCAGCAGGAACGTGAGCACGGTGAAGGCCGTGGAGAAGAAGCACAGCGCCGACCACACGGCCATCCACACCAGGGCGAAGTCCTTGTCGCGCCCCGACCAGAACACCTCGACCCCGGGCGCGCAGCGGGGGGCGCACGCGCGGCTCTTCGCCACGTACTGGAACTTGTCGGGGTTCTCGCAGGAGGGGGCGCCGGGCCCGGGGCCGGGCGCGGGCCGGGGAGGGCGCGGCGCCACGGGCAGCATGCCCAGGCCCTGGTGGCCCGCGTGGCCCCCCGGGGCGGCGCCCCCCGGGGCGGCGGGCGCGGGCCCGGCCGTGGCGTTCTCGGGCGCCTCCATGCACAGCGCGTGGGGGTCGTTGGGCGTGGGCAGGCGCGCGCAGTCCAGGGCGTCGGGCCACGGGAAGCTGAACTGCTCCATGACGGGCGCGCAGCGGCGGCGGGCTTGTTCACACATGGGCCGGCACGCGGGGATGGGCGCGGACACCTGGTCGGTGCACATGGGCGCGTAGAGCGAGCACAGGAAGAAGCGCAGGTGCGCGTGGCAGCCGTACTCCACGAGCGGCGCGAACTCGTGCAGCTTGGCCGCCGCCTCGGCCTGCGTCTCGTGGCCCAGCAGGTTGGGCATGCGGGTCAGGTTGTAGCCGATGCCGCGGCACATGGGGATGGCCACGGCCTGGCAGCGCGCCCAGCCCCGGCCCCGCTCGCGCTCCGCCTCGTCCGGCCCCAGCTCCAGCGCTGCCGCCGCCGCGCCCGCCACCAGCAGCGGCCAGAGCAGCGCGGCCCGCGCCGGCCCCGGGGCCATGCCGGGGGCCGCCCCGCGGAGGACGCGGCGGCGGCGGGGGAGAGCGCGCGGCTCACTGCGTCCCCGGGGTGCCGCGCGCGGGGCCGCCCATGGCTCCGCCGCCGTCACCCGGCCCGGCTGGACCCGGCCCCGAGCCTCCGGCCGCGCTCGCGTCTGGCTCCGGCTCCGGGTCTGGGTCTGCACGCGCTGGAACCGCCGCGCCCGGAGCTGCccgagccggagccggagccggagccggagccggagcccgagccggagccggagcaagagctggagcaggagcaggagcagcCGCCACCACCGCCCGAGCCGGGGAGCCAGGAGCCGCCCGAGCCCCCTCCGGGCCGGCGCTACCACCTCGGGGGCGGGGCCGGGCCTGGGCGGGGCCGGGGCGCAGGACACGCCCTCGGTCGGGGGCTTAAAGGCGCCGCGCTCGATTCCAGCCCCGGCTCGGCTCGGGCACCGCCTGGTGGAGGGCTGGCGCTCGCACCTGGAgaggcggggggagggggagaggactGTGTCAGCGTCTGTGTCTGTATCtagtgtctgtgtgtctgtctgtctccctgtctaTCTGTCCCAGTGTATCGGGGcttccttttccctattttatccAGTTGATGTTTCTAGACCCGgaaaggcctcagaggaggaaactgaggcggagGGGTGCGGAGGGAGCGCTGCGCTCCTTCGCGCGGCCCGGCTCCGGAAGGCCTGACCTCCCGCCCGGCTTCAGACtcggtgatcctgggcaagtccccaaGCCTCGGTTTCTCCATCTCCGAGTAGGGATCTAGTGGCTCCTAATTAGTCCCCGGAGGTTCCGAGGATCCAATGAAGAAGCACCGACGGGGATTCGCGGCCCTTATCACTAGTTACTGAGTGGTCACGAGGAGACCCTGTGCTAAGGTGAAGGTTCTGGGACGCGAGAGGCCCAAGCGCTTGTTCCCCGTGAGAGCCCAACAAACTCTTGTGGCCGGTGGGGAGACTTGTCTTTGCCCTCTCCTCAATCTgtgattttctcttcattttccgGGAGGGAGCCGGGAGAGTCGCCATATTTTGTCACACCGCGCCCATCCTTCACCCTTCTCCTCCAGCGCGGATCTCCTCAATACCCGTGTTTTGTCTCATTTCCTCGCCCTTTCCGGTCCCCATCTCCGGCCCCCACCTTTAGCATTCAGCCCCCTGGGATCACCGCCCTCACCCGGAGCACTCAGAGAGCGATCCCTTCCCAGTCTTGGATTCGAATCTTGCTTTTGTCAGTCACTCTGACCGTGAGCAAGTCACCcacatttcccctccttccttgctGAACTTCTCGAGCTCCCCGGGCGCCTTGCCCCCACCCCTGGACCCCTCTCCCTTACCCCCTCCCAGCTCCCGTTCCCGGGTTGTCCCTCCCCACAGACTGTAgccccttgaggacagggacagcctttttttgtttgtatgtatgtaggCCGAATCCTGACTCAAAACCCTGAACCACTTGCgttctcccccctccttttctcttcctttccttatgGCCCCCAACTCCAATCTTGACTCCCCTCCTCCACCCACACCCCATCCTCAGCCCCATCTTAGCCCCCCCACTCCCACAATCCCTCACCGCCTCAGCCCCATCTCCACcaccccctccccacctcccccgcCCCAACATTCccatccctccccctctcccagcAGCACCAAAGCCAGGATTCATCCCAGGCCGCAGTGAAGCGCTCCTCTGTGCCCACTGTTTTGCCAAGAGAGCGTCTGTGGGCAGCCGGCCAGCCCCAACCctgggagagacagagggactgACTGACGCTTGAAAGGACACAGAGACACTGGCGGTTGTGTTTAAGAATGAGTCTCCTCCATGACTTTGGTCTTTACAAAACCCTGGATGGCcagtctccatttcttcatccccGTCCCTGTCCCATCCTCCTCTGGAACCCAGCTTCTCctggagacaaaaataaaggctTAAGGGAAAAGAGGAGCCCCCCACGCCTTTCACTGACCGTCCCCGGAGCCCCCCGGGGAATCATTGTTTTCTCTCTGGGGTCTGCTCTGGTCTTTCAGTTACTCCAAGTCTGGCTTCCTGCTAGTAATCTCTTCATTATCATTGCTGTGGGCACTGATTCAAAGCCTGCTGCTGGCTTGGattcagacacacacactcacactcacacacacacacagacacacacacacactcacacacacagacacacactcacacacagacacacactcacactcacacacacactcacagacacacacacacacacacactctcacacacacacacacacacacacacagacacactcacacacacagacacactcacacacacactcacacacacacacagacacagacacacactcacacacacactcacacagacacactcacactctcacactcacacactcacagacacactcactcacacacacacacactcacacacagacacacacactcacacacacactcacactcatacacactcacacacagacacacacacactcacactcacacacacacactcactcacacactctcacacacacacacacacacacacagtcagagGAGGAGCCTCCCAATAGATAGAGCAAGGAGAATTATCTGCTTCCCAAAGCTTTGGTGCTTTCTCAAAAGAGTCACCTTCACTGCTCTCCTGGTCCCAGGAAGATAGGATGTATATTCCAACTGATGGGgattttcccacttttttcaggaaaaaaaaaccctgttatTCTCTGCAGAATGAAAAGAAGCGGTCGGGGAGAGAAGGCCGTCGCCCTACTGGGTAGAGAAGGGTGCCAGGAGACGTGGGCCCCGCCCAGCCTCCCATGGGGACTTGCTGCGTGACTCTGTCCCCTCGGGGCCCCTGGAGCTGAGGGGCCCACACTAGGCCCAGTGGCCCCTCTCTCTCTGACGGGTGCCTTGAACCCGAGAGCTCTGACCAGGGgctttgggtttttttatattttagtaactttttaaatatattaaaaccaATACAAAAACCAAGAGACTAAAGTCGATAGAGCTGGTTTCTCCCAGAAGCCTGTGTATTTTACACCTGTAAGAGTATTTTCCAGCAAAAGGAACCCCCCTCCCCCCGGCACCCAGTAGGTGCTTGTTGATGGCTTTCCAGAAGGAAGTGGAGGAGTCTGTCCTGAGACGCTGAAGATGGTCGCTAGCAACCAGAGCGAACGCCCAAGGGTCGGGCCCGGCCCCCCCGGGGTCTCCCCTGGATGCGGGGGCCATCGAGGGCCGTGGGGAGGACGGGCGGGCTCCTTTAGCCAGGAGCGGATCCAGCCCCATCCCCGAGCCCGGGGCCTGTTGCCATGGCACTGAGCCCACTCCCAGGAAAGACAAGAGGAGAGAAGAGCTCTGGGGGGTGGGACGGCCCCTCGCCCAGGCGGACTccgagggaaaggagaaaaggatccCTCTGAGCcggctctccctctccctcccggCTTTGTTCCTCGCTGCCTCTCCTCACAAAGGGGGAACAATGACCGTGGCTCTCGCTGAAAGGGACACTATGGAGGGgggtggagagggagggggatgaaAACCAAGATGgcttcccctccttcccagaCGAGGCTCCCCACCCCCCCAGCCCCACTTCCTGGGGGACTTGGGTCGCCATCCAGGCCCAGGTGGAACAGAGCCCAAGAGTTAGCTTAACCAGGGGCCTGGGCAGACGTGACTCTCAGGCCCTCCCCCCCCTCAGAAACGCCCGGCCTCCCCCCTTGGAAGGCAGAGCCTCTGAAGGCTGCTGGACTCGAAGCCACAGCGCTGAGAGCCCTGACTCACGGCATCCCCGACCTGGAGCTGGGGGACACCTGGAAAACGGCAGGGAGCCTCTCCCCTGATGTATAGAGGGCTAATCGGGCGGTTCTACTGGCCCAGGCCAAGGGCTCCACGAGCCTGGTCCGGCCCAAATCTGGAGCAGAGAGCCCATTGTCCGCCCCGTTTGGGGCAGTCTTCTAGGTCGGGGTCTCAGGCCCGGAAAGTGTGAGCAAGCCTCCCAACCCCCCAGGCGCATGTTGTAGTCACCTGGACTAAGGTTAAACCTGCAAACCCgaaaagagagtcagagagaaagagtaagaaagaaagagagagaaaatgtgagagagagagagagaaaaaaggagagtgagataaagagtgagagagagaataagagagtgagagaaaaaataaacagagtgaaagaaagaaaaagaaagagtgaaagtaTGAGGGAAAAagtgagggggaaagagaaagtgagaatgagataatgagagggaaagagtaagaagtgaaagtaagagaaaaagaaagtgagggaaaagagaaaggaagagagagagacagagagaaagagagacagagagagagagagagagagagagagagagagagagagagagagagagagagagagagagagagagagagagagagagagaggagagagagagagagagacagaaaagagagaagagagacagagagacagagagagagagacagagacagagagagagagaaagagagagagagagagagagcagagagagagacagagagagagaatgtcaaATTCCACCTAGTACAGAGTTCTGCACCTGAGGTCTCGGAGCCGCCACTGAAGAGACCCACACTTGGATTTCTGGGGCTCCATGAACTTCTTTAATATTTCGGTAAATGCTCCAACCTCAGCAGCTTCTTTTGTAAATCATTATGtctcattttatgcatttaagagcACGATTCCGAGGGGGCTTCCCCAGACAGCCTCACTGTCCCAGAAAGGTTAAGAATGAGAAAACTAACGCTAGGTTTGACTCAGGTGGGGCGCTCCTCTGTCAGTGGCGTTCCCCTCCCCCCGTTTCTCCTTGTTCCCCTCCACCTGCTGAGTTCTGAGGAGAAGGGCCTCCGAGGGTCTCACTCCGGACTAATGGCGGGATGACCGGCCCGGAGCCCCCCACCCCGAAAGCCTCGGGCAGGACGTCCCCGCTGACAAACATCTGGGCACTAGTCATTCGCAGGGGGAGGAAAGGCCGGCGCCCAGGCTCGGGGAGGCCCCTCTGACCTGCACAGACCCCGCTCCCCtggcacccccacccccacccagccCCAGACAAACTGCCTGGAAGGAGCTTTCCCAGGAGAAGCTCCGCACCCTGATGAAATCTTCACGGACCTCATCGCAGGAGCCAAGGCCCCCCAAGTTCAGCCCCTCGTTTTACTTTAGAGCAGGGCCCAAAGTCACGCCTGTAataagtcaagatttgaactcaagtcccttGACTCCAGATTTGAGACTCTGGAGTGGGGATCCTGGGCTATTCAGTAGTCGTGGCTGACTCTTTAGATCcccctggggttttcttggcagatactggcgTGGTTGGCCACGTCCTTCTCCAGCGCCTTtgacagacgaggaaactgaggcagagtgaagtgacttgcccagagtcacacatcgaggaagtgtctggggctggatttgaactccaggccaAGGCTTTCTCCCCAGTCCCTGGCTCTCCCCTGTATCTCCCCCCCAACCCCCCATGGGAAGCTCCAGCCTCTTGCCTTAGTGCTCAGTCCCACTGATGTCAGAGCACGGTCCTCTCTGTCAGGGAAGAGTCGCCCCAGTGGGAGTATCTTTGGTCTCCCGGGGGCTGGGGGAACAAGGCGTCCCCCATTAGCCTTGGCATGTAGGCGGGGGCATGTCCCTGCCTGGGAGGACTTCTTGGGGAAGTCCTGGGGGACCTGGGAAAGAAACAGCCGGGGCCAAATCCCACCCCACTGTCTCTGTGGCCTCCGCCTCTGAGCCTCCATGCCTCCTCTGCAAGATGATGGGGCTCAGCTCCCCCAGCCTTGCTTTGTGACTCCGTCTGAGGGGACCGGGCTGCCTTCCCAGGGATGGAGCCCGTGTCAAGGTGGACCGGGCGGGTTACTAGTGGGAAAGTCTGCTGGGCCTACAGGATGAGTGGAGGACTCTCCGGCCTCTGCAGGAGGAAGAGCCTCCAAGGCCCAGTCCCCCTCCCATACGCAGCTGAGGGCTGGGGGCCGAGGTTCCCATTCCTCCTGAAAGCCGCTTTGTAGATGCTGGGCCAGGAGCTCCTGTTTCGTTGACTTTGGAACCTGCCACTTATTTATCCAACTTGAAGGAAAATTCAGCAGCGGTGGagggaaaacaaaataactcGGCTGGCCACAAGGGGAGGGGAGCCCTGGCCCCAGCCCCCTGGCCCGCCCCCACCCCCACGGAGGGTGGGGGCTCCTCCAGGCCCCCTCTCTCTGCATTCAGTGGTCCTCCATCAGCAGGGGCGGAAGGGCTGCCTCTGTCTTAGGGGAGGGACTGCAGGCGTTCATCCCCACTCTTCCTCACCCCTGTCTGAGCATGTGCTTAGGAGGCTACTGCCGGCCATGGGCCTGTGTCACACTGTGGCTGGGGTGGAGGGTCAGGGGTTAGAGGCCAGTTTGTGCTCCGATGGGAGGTCCAGCAGTGGCCCCTGTGTCTGCTCGGAGGTTGAACCAATAACCATGGCCCAATTGGCCTGGACCGAGTCCCTTCACATGAGGCAGGGTctgccctctcccctccccaacccAGGGTAGCGCCAGAGGTGAATTTCACTTTCAGATGTCACCGTTACTCTTGGCTGCCCCTGGTCCTCCCCCAGATTCGGGTCTTATTAGTAGAGACCTAGAGGGCCaagggaggggaagatcctcctcctcctcctcctcctcctcctcctcctcctcctcctcctcctcctcctcctcctccttctcctcctcctcctcctcttatcctcctcctcctcctcctcctcttatcctcttcctcctcctcctcctcctcctcttatcctccttctcctcctcctcttatcctcctcctcctcctccttctcttcctcttatcctcctcctcctcctcctcctcctcctcctcctcctcctcttatcctcctcctcctcctcctcttatcctcctcctcctcccctcttcctcctcttcctcccctttttttctacttctccttCTCCAGGCTCCTAGGCTCCTCATTATCAATTGACCATTTGGTCATGAAAATCAGACCTGGATCCAGTCCTTTGTCTGTCCCCCTTCTGGGGCTTCTTCCCATTCCCGACATCAATCATTTATTCAGAATCCACACAGTACAAGCATGTACATTCTAGGCCCCAGAGGTATAAAAGCAGACGTTCTCCCAAAGGTTTTACATTCCCGTGAAGGGAGTACATcacatagtgtgtgtgtgtgtggggggaatcTGCAAAGGGAAAGAGCCTGAACAActcagaacatcagggaagacttcctgtGAGAGGTGGTCCAAGAGTTAAGCTTTGAAAGAAGGCAGGATTctaggagaaaggagggaatttCGGGCATGAGGAGGAGGCACCCAGATGCAAAGGTGTGGAGGTAGGAGATGGAAAGTCAGATTCTGGGAAGTCCTCCAATGTTTGGCTTAAGTGCACATCTTTGATGACGTCTTCCCTCGGCTGGAAGTGTTCTCCCCAACACACGCTCATTCGCCAATGTGGATCCCTTGTTGGGTTACCCCATCCCTCTCATCCTACCCTATCCGGTTATCGGGGGGCGCTCTGCCATCATGTAAGCCCCTCCACTGGGGAAGATGCCAAACCCTGTTTGACTTGGGAGGTGAGTCTCTGAGAAGTTTAGAGTAGACTTTTTGTCTCCTTactaagtgatttacccaaccaATAACAGCCGTTGGTGTCTgggacaggatttgaactaaggtctgcCTGTCTCCAAACCCAGAGCCCTGACTGCTCTATCACATTGTCAATGCTTCTTCAGTGTTGACACAACCTGTGGCTTCATGGGAGTCTTCCCAAAGGTGCAGAGCACGACTTCTCTATGATTTAATAGAAGGTTTTCAAGAAATGTTGTGGCCAAAAAATCCGCCACTCTGAAAACCACTTCCAACAACAGAGGCTTATTATCTGATAACTGATTGTCCAGTTTGGACTCACGGCTCTTCCAACATGGTAGGACCCCGGTTAGCTTGAAAAGTTTAGCAGGAAGTCTGCCTTGCATCCGGTAGACATTTCATCCATATTGGTGGAGTACcaatctttgtattcctagcccTTAGCACCTGCCACTTTCTTGGACCACCTCTTacaggaagtcttccctgatgttctgagTTGTTCAGGCTCTTTCCCTTTgcagattccccccccccccgcccccccacacacactatGTGATGTACTCCCTTCACGGGAATGTAAAACCTTTGGGAGAATGTCTGCTTTTATACCTTTTATACCTCTGGGGCCTGGAATGCACATGCTTGTACTGTGTGGATTCTGAATAAATGATTGATGTCGGGAATGGGAAGAAGCCCCAGAAGGGGGACAGACAAAGGACTGGATCCAGGTctgattttcctccttttcctttttttccttccacaattagggttaaatgacttacccagggtcacaaaactagaaagtgttatgtgtctgaggccagatttgaactcaggttctcctgaattcagggctggttttatctactggaccacctagctatccttccctccccccccagtaTTAATTTCTGACCTGTCTGAGTAGGGAAGGACTACTGGTCTCTAGAAAAGACACTTTGTTGAGTGTAACCAAAGACCACACATGCTACTGCCTCTGGGCTTGCAGAAAGGAGTTTATACTGTCTCTCCCACTTCTAAAGTCCATGATTCTATGTTTCCATGTGGAACAGAAACAGGAACAGGAAAGACTCCTGAAAGACTTCAGTAGAGATTTCCCTCCAAATCAACAGTCATCCATTCATCACTCCTTGCTGGGTCTGCTCAGACAATGGGGTCTCACATTCCCAAATCCCGTTAGTATACAAGTcacatctcttcattttgtctgctAGCACGAGAGACTTTGTGAGCCGCCTTTGCTGCAATGAAAATATTCTCTATTCATGGCATTTCCCTAATCTACCCTTCCGGTACTAAAGTCAAAAGAGTAAATGAGCTTAATCTGACATGACTCATTCTTAATGAACCCTGGATTCTCCCAGTGCTCacctatttcctttctaattgctTCTAAACTGTCCCTTGAATATTAGGAATCCATGGCAGTTTTTCTAGTCATAGACCACTCTGAAGTGGAcatactttcttttcaggagaTTGGGAGATTGGGAGTCCTGGATCTCCTCTGATGCTATCCCagtgactgtgggcaagttatttaacatccCTCCTTCCCAGGGGGGAAAAGAACGATAACAATGATGACgataattatcatttatatagtactttgatAATGTTTGCAAAGagaacaaatatctcatttgatccaacaATTTTGGGAAGTAGGCTccattattatccccctttttacagatactatataatacattatataatgtataatatataatatgatataacataatatgtcttatatgatatttattatattatattatattatattatacaaatattatctcatttgatcctcctaacaatcctgggaaatataatatattatatactatataatacataatatattatattatacaaatattatctcatttgatcctcccaacaatcctggTTAATAGgtgtcattattatccccatttttacagttgaggaaattgaggcatacagAAGTCActaacacaactagtaagttcCTAAGGCTGGAcaagtcttcccaattccaagttCAGAGCTCTGACCATTTGGCCTCCTGCCAAATGTCTCTAAGCTCACTTCTAGTCAGGAGTCATGATCCATTCCAGCCATCACCAGCAGTGGGTTAATGATTTCTTTTGACTTTTAGTACTTTGTGATATCATCCATTAGATTAATTAAGAAGAGCTAAAGGTTCTCATTAGCATCTCACTTTttgagggggagaaggggagtttgtctttttttaaaattatttttatttattttaaagaagattttaattctatcttttaaaaaattccatcttAGCCATTTTGttctttcccctttaaaaaatatatttttttttggtggagaaaataaaattgatttcttgTATCTTTTCCCACCATCTATTGCTAGCTTTCCAGGCTTACTGtcacttccctttcttcccacttTAGCCGCACATAAGAATGTGCAACCCCACCTCGCACCATCATCATTCTAAAGTTTACAACCCAGAACCTTTAAATTCTTCTTTCTGACCATAACCTCCAGTCTTCCCATCTCTCATCTggtcttatttcttttgtgtgtatgtgactTAATAGTACCTTATTTTTCtaatatgtaaagatagtttttagcattcattttaaaaatatatttatttattcttgttggggcaattagggttaagtgacttgcccagggtcacacagccaggaagtgttaggtgtctaagactagatttgaacttaggtcctcctgacttcagggctggtgctctatccactgtgccacctagctgtccccaatattcatttttataagattttgtgttaaaatttttctccctccttcccctaccttccctctctctaagacagcaagcaatctgataaaggttaaatatatgcgatcatttaaatctatttccatatttgtcatgcttcgatgcacattcagtcttcatagatTTCTCTCTGGATGCGATTGGCATTTCCCTAAGTCTAaaggaattgccttgaatcaccacattgttgagaagagccacgtccatcccagttgatcatcacaataatcttattgttgccatgtgcaacacggttctgctcacttcgctcagcatcagttcctgtaagtctctccaagcttttctaaaatgagtttgctcattgtttcttacagaacaacaatatatCATTACTTTCCTGTTCCATAACTTAACCAGCCAtcccccagctgatgggcatccacttaattttttatttccttctgccctcatttctaattttttttttctttttaaatgttgtgtggatactcctttctgtttctatatcACTGTCATTCTCCAATGAGTATCCCATTACCAATAAAACTCTCCCTTTTAATGAAGCagtacaaattttttaaaatgagtgcaTTGGTCACGTCTAAAAAAGCACGTCCCATGATGCATTGATACACTGTCATCCCTCTATTGAGAGTCATCCCTAGTCTTCTGAGGTCATGATTGGGGCACTGCTTTGATCagaattctcaattttttttgaagtatataaaacCATAGGTCTAGAGCCAAAAGGGCCCCCAGATTCCATCTTGTCCaatcttattttataggtgaggaaaccgTAGCCCATGTAGGTAGTACTTGCTTAGAGTCCCACAGGTGGTAaacatcagaggcagaatttgaactcaggaccagAGTCAATGCTCTTTCTATTGTACTACATTATCTTCCAAACCCTATTCTTCATCGGAACCACAAGTCTCTCCTTCCCTGCTCTCTCAGTCCATCATCCCTGTTCTAACCCGGAAGAAACTGGTTCCTGTCCATACCAGGAGATTTCCTGTCCCCCTTCTCCTTCTGTTATTGGCATTCTGCTAAAACCCAATTCTGGGTGAGCTCCACCCTCCCCTTCCCTCACGGCTGTTCACATGCTGCTAGACACCATGAGAGAATCTTCGATAACTCCATTTTCGGGCTTCATCACCAATTTCTGTTCTATAATCTCAGCTGGGTTGGAGGAATGCAGCCAAATGGGAAATGAAATAGAGGTTCTGGGAGGAAACATCCAATAGGAGGCGGGGGGACAAGGGAAGGGTCTTTGTGAGGGGAGGTTTCCAGAGCTGAAATGATGAAGAAGCCGTTGGGGAAGGATGGAGAAATctgaaagaggagggagagatgaCAAAATGGCAGCCCTGTGCCATTCAAAGTGGGAATGGCCCAGGGGCGGCTGCTGTACTTCCAGTCTGGGCAAGATAGAAAGACCCAGTCTTTAGGGGGGGAAAAACACCACCCAGGGCCAAGATTTAGCTCCAGAtcttcagtgttctttctatcaCACTCTGGTCTGGCAGATGCCGCTGCTGAGTTTTTGACCTGATGACTTCCACCTttggaatggaagctccttgagggcagggactgtatttatattttcaatgtttagcacagtatctaacCCAGaggaaatgcttaataagtgctttctctctctctttattctctcttcctctcttcttcctcttccacttttt
The Sminthopsis crassicaudata isolate SCR6 chromosome 4, ASM4859323v1, whole genome shotgun sequence genome window above contains:
- the FZD9 gene encoding frizzled-9: MAPGPARAALLWPLLVAGAAAAALELGPDEAERERGRGWARCQAVAIPMCRGIGYNLTRMPNLLGHETQAEAAAKLHEFAPLVEYGCHAHLRFFLCSLYAPMCTDQVSAPIPACRPMCEQARRRCAPVMEQFSFPWPDALDCARLPTPNDPHALCMEAPENATAGPAPAAPGGAAPGGHAGHQGLGMLPVAPRPPRPAPGPGPGAPSCENPDKFQYVAKSRACAPRCAPGVEVFWSGRDKDFALVWMAVWSALCFFSTAFTVLTFLLDPHRFQYPERPIIFLSMCYNVYSLAFLIRAVAGAQSVACDHEAGALYVIQEGLENTGCTLVFLLLYYFGMASSLWWVVLTLTWFLAAGKKWGHEAIEAHGGYFHMAAWGLPALKTIVILTLRKVAGDELTGLCYVGSADASALTGFVLVPLSCYLVLGTSFLLTGFVALFHIRKIMKTGGTNTEKLEKLMVKIGVFSILYTVPATCVIVCYVYERLNMDYWRLRATEQPCAAAALPGGRRDCSLRGGSVPTVAVFMLKIFMSLVVGITSGVWVWSSKTFQTWQSLCHRKLAGGRARGKGCGGAAGCGRGPHCHYKAPAVVLHMTKADPYLENPTHL